One genomic window of Candidatus Nanohalobium constans includes the following:
- a CDS encoding ribbon-helix-helix domain-containing protein produces MGSINVRVPDDQKKQIEETAEKENYPSPSEWVREAIREKLKRETKLYPKEVERILEVWEKEKKGELETTPADEVWENLGIKE; encoded by the coding sequence ATGGGTTCGATAAATGTTAGAGTACCGGATGACCAGAAAAAACAGATAGAAGAAACAGCTGAGAAAGAGAACTATCCTTCTCCCTCTGAGTGGGTGCGAGAGGCTATAAGAGAGAAACTGAAACGAGAGACAAAACTATACCCTAAAGAAGTTGAAAGGATTTTGGAAGTCTGGGAGAAAGAAAAGAAGGGAGAGCTTGAGACTACTCCAGCAGATGAAGTCTGGGAAAATCTAGGGATCAAGGAATGA